A stretch of DNA from Juglans microcarpa x Juglans regia isolate MS1-56 chromosome 5D, Jm3101_v1.0, whole genome shotgun sequence:
aatgaattctactatttttcaagATAAATGTGCGGTATTTACATAACCTatgattatatctaatattGCTCTAAAAAAACATATCTGCGCAAGGATATATATCATGTTCAAAATTGCAATTAACGTATTGACATCAACAAAGTTTACATATTTTCCTGTCAtcgaaatataatattttattttgagtaatTCTTCTTATCAGCCATTATTCACTACCACACACCTCACACCAtatgaagaaaggaaaaaaaaaatgttcatatgTGTGGGTGTGGAGGTGAATAGTGGTTGATATATAACaaaatcctttttatttttggacgcAAAGCTATTCAATTAATTCTGATCTTTATTCTCTCTTACCCCGTCAACGATGGATCAGTTTCCTCATATACTAGACTGAGTGCGTAATCATTTATGCTTTGGGACAGCAAATATTTCAGCTTGATGggcaaaattaattaaacagtgacatgataatttgaaaaggaaaactGCAAGTTGAAATTGATCTCAGTACTCTCTTGCAATGGCTCAATTTCTGTATGCTTTCTTCCAACTTCGATCTATTGATAACTCCTACATATACTTACTTCATATACCCAATAAACTAAACCAATAATACTACTTTGCTCCGGATGTGGTTACTCAATTACTTATAGCGGATATTAATTGTGTACAATATTCTCTAAATGAAATCCATCAAACAGtgtaagaaaattgtttatttatagtcaattatttcttgtaaaaatgattattttttactataataaatctattttcatcacaaataatcattattatcgtaaataatctatcgtaaatactcatttttcgtGCAGTGAAAGCATTAGATAAGATGGAAGAAAGTTGAGATCGTGGTACTTTGGTCATCATgaccaatattttgaataccgtaccggacgccataccggtcaaggcactggaacgaaatatttcagtaccggtaccgtttcgagatagcgtttcgggataacgttttaggatagtcgatatatgaataaattatatatataaatatatataaaaattatattccaaaataatagtctatatataaataaattatatataaatacatatatatataaattataaatagtctagtgagggttaaaaaataagcttgtagtttgaaaaaaaaaaaatacaaaccaaAATATCGGCCAGTACCGGCCAAAATATAAGCCGGTGAAGGCCGAAATTCAGGCCCAGCTGGTATTTTAGCCAGTACGAAACAAATATAGTACCTGAACCGGCCGGACGgtcgaaaaaaaaatttcgaccATACCAAccagtacggtacgaaatttaaaatactGATTATGACATCAATAATGTTTTTGTCTACAAaatgacacttttttttttttttttttttttaagattatcaTATTCCAGCACATGGTGCAGgggcctttttctttttcctccggCCAGACTCGCtagccccctctctctctcggtatTCTATATATAGGAagcatatatatttgaatattggAGAATAATAACTGGTTAAACACAAGTACAATTCCCTTCCAattgtacaaatataatattaatgttcagAAAGAAAGCAGCACGCATGCAGTAGAATACAAACTTGATCATGTACATCACACGTACAAGTACTTTGATGGAAATAGTTACATACATGGTATTTCTTTATCTAAAGTACTCAAACCTCCTTGCGGGTGAAGGActttatataatagttataggTTAAGGTGTACTAAATCTAAGGCTTGTGCTTCTGGGTGTATATGTAATCCAAGTGAGCCTCCGCAATCATCCTTCTGTTCAAACATTCTTCATCTTTGTCATCGCATGACTCCTCTAACCCCATCAGCTGTTGACAAAATAATCAGCCACTGCCAGTCAAATTGATATCGTATTTTAaccaggagagagagagagagagattttacGTTCGAAAGATCTTCCAAGTCTGTAAATGATCCAGCAGCCGGAGTAATATTCCCATCAACCTTCACTCCGTTTTCACCTGTAAACAAGTTCTAAActtataaaatctgataaaacgTGTATAGAACTGATAAAGAGACAGATGATAAAGAGGAAAACGTCACAAGATGAAGCTTTGGCCTACCCTCTTCTGTTGCCAGGAGACGAGCAGATGTTAGATaggagcaaagaagaaaaacaaagaaaataaagatgacatttgaaggaaaattttgtggctTCATTTTTTTAGCTCAAAACTACATAAGCGAGGAAGGAGCTGGGGCGTAGAGCtataaataagatgaaaaatgctAGAGCCCCTACGATTCTGACCAAAGTCACATGGAAACACCTACACCAAACAAGACAGTTTACAAACTGGCTAAAATAGTTAATGGGTCCTACCCATTTCGTTCATTACTCTACTGCTACTTTGGTACTACTCTATCTTATGCCATAAGGCACTTCCTAATCTCACTTTTATACCATAGTCTACAAATCCAAGAGGAATCAACGGAGAGACACTGTGCGTGTGTATCTGTGTCCATTGTCAGGGCGGTCCAACGgagttaaaaaacaaaacaaaaaaagagtgTGGGCTGGGAATTAAGAAAGAATCCTCACGcatcctcttttttctttcttgttttgctCACCATTTTCTGCTGAGAAAGCGAAAGAGAAATAGTGGATGTTTACAACACGTCAACAAGTCAACCTGTGGACTGCCATGGCCGACAGCTGCTTCCCattccatattttattttgtttcatagTTTCCACGAATTACATACGAGCATTCTCATCCTATTgcttaaaacatcatttttcttaaattataggATTTATATTTCATGTTAATCCGGTTTCCCATCTTAAGAAATAGGTTTAGAACGTGAACAGCTCCCTATATTTGAGGAGttactattcatatattaaatcactttttatatatattttatagggagtagttaaagatataaaaataaaataatagaaataataataaaaaaataatagaaaaaaattattttaatagaaagagaaatgatagggaATGAAATATAGGAGATTTTTTTAAAGAcgagtaaaatttaagaaaaaattataggaaGTGTGATTTCTAGCTAAAATTTGgataaaattataggaaatcGGACAGAAATGCTCCAACGGTTTATCTATTGCATTAGGCATTTGgcatatagtaattaatttggGTATAGAAATGTCTCAAAAAATAGGAGAGTATTTGGAGACTCATTCGATTAGATGGTTTATAGAAATATTTGGTCTAACAAGAGATGATATCAATACTGTACAAAAAATTTGTTAGACATGCTATGTATTACTTTGGAGGTTACTCCAAGCATACATGAACATGAAGTTTATCTATGTAAATTAAGTTCTAAAGAGAGTTTTATGGTCACCCATTCCCACTTCATGTGATTCTCCTATATATACTTACATCTTTACTCACTGCACACGCAAGCCTATGACAAGGAACCTAAAGACCCTAGAGTTTCAATTTCTTTGACTGAGAGAATCAAGAAATGACAAATGATAAGGCAAGTGCTGGAATAATTTCCACAATCTGCAGACAGACAACAGAGGCATGACAATGACAAATCCACTCGCGAGTCACATTTTCCTCGAATAATGGATGATATGCTAATAAAgttatcattatattataattaagagAGGTGaacattaataaagttataatcTCTAATTATAATTGATTAATAACTGGTCGAGGAGACGAGCTGCCAAGCTCTGGCGCTTAGTAAAAACATCTCTGCTGCtattgataataattaaaaagccaacaaaaaataaataaagggcaCAGTTCCAGCTAGCTagttccttatatatatatatatacttcagTACTTCTTGGTCTTGCCGATCGATCGAGTTTTATTATTCCAGATTTTTGGGATTTTGCTGTTTAGCTTGCTCTCTATAACGAGGATTGGATTGAATAGAGCAAGCAAATCAATTATTTACAACTAGCTTTACATTCTTGTTTGCTTTATGTCTTTTCATCTGTGCATGTTCATATAATTTTGTGCAAAGTTTCTCTGTCCCCTGCCCTCCTTTTTTTGaatagacaattttttttatctcgcACCTAAACTTTGAATATACTTTCACAAAAGAATTGTGTGTCCACATATGACCCAGCTTCCATACTTTTTCATTTCACGTGAATTAGAAAGTTCAGTTTCTGAGATTGAAAATAATGGATTAAAATGGCaaattttgttgatgatttATTTCATgcccagtaaaaaaaaaaaaatctccattcCATCGTCCCAGACTCAGCTAAATCCTAGAGTATGAGTGATTGCGAAACaaaattacctataaaaataacGTCCATTAATCTCGATTGATTGCCTCGGATCATTAGCCTTATCAAAAAGCACCATCTATAGCTAAAGTTGCCTTTCCCTGCCCATGGGGTCAGCCAATTGCTTTAATTTATGTAGTTTTACTTGTCCTCGGAGTCAGAGGAAGTGGACAGATTTCATGCGTAATGTATTTCAAAACAACTTTATCATTGGAATGGACGTGTTCTCACTCATCCTTCCACCTCCTCACAAATGTTCTCAGTCATTCCATTCTTATCTTGTTAGCTATGTTCAAGTCCAAGAAGAAAAGATGGGTTgacaatattaaatgttataagTCTTGATTTCACAACTAAAATCACAATCTTATAACAGTAAGTTTTTATTGCGTAAGTGCATGTTAACTAATGAGATCATCTCAACCCATTACCTATTAACCTACAACATTTGCAGACGTTAGCTCGCTTTGGAAATTGAGGACCTAAATTCTTTACAAATCTTTGTTTAAATTACAGACAATTCAAGCAAGAGAATTTGAGAGGAGTTGCGGTCCCGATCCCTCGAGCGAGTGATTCGGACACTTACCCAACTAGGTGGTCGCAACTACAGGAAGAGCACTTTTAAAATGTGCTGGGGTTAATCAAGTAAAAGCAGAATTCAACAGTCCTTTTCATGATCTCACCAAGCGGCAGGACGTACGATTTGGGTGGGTGACACCATGACATTCAACCAGTGGCTGATATTTGACCTTGGTAGACTCGAATGTGgcatgtttttctttctttttgtctttttgagGTCGGTAAGGACGATCAAAAGCTACAGACAAGATGCATTGCATTCTTTAGTTTTAATGTCGTTGGAGTTTCAACAAAGTTGAGATGGCCGAGTTGGTCTAAGGCGCCAGATTAAGGTTCTGGTCCGAAAGGGCGTGGGTTCAAATCCCACTCTCAACAGCtggaagttttttgttttttatttctcaatccATCAACTTTATGTGGTATGTTATTTGAGACAATacgacaggaaaaaaaaaaaaaaaaaaaacggtattagattcaaaaaaat
This window harbors:
- the LOC121265481 gene encoding putative phytosulfokines 6 — its product is MKPQNFPSNVIFIFFVFLLCSYLTSARLLATEEGENGVKVDGNITPAAGSFTDLEDLSNLMGLEESCDDKDEECLNRRMIAEAHLDYIYTQKHKP